A part of Jaculus jaculus isolate mJacJac1 chromosome 17, mJacJac1.mat.Y.cur, whole genome shotgun sequence genomic DNA contains:
- the Cxcr6 gene encoding C-X-C chemokine receptor type 6 translates to MAELDDIDNWLFDNSSDSSQEHEHFLQFSKVFLPCMYLVVFAFGLVGNSLVLVIYFFYQKMKSLTDLLLMNLPLADLVFVCTLPFWAYAGTHEWVFGTVMCKTLRGIYTVNFYTSMLTLTCITVDRFTAVVLATKAFNQQAKRMMWGKVLCFIIWVVSLLVSLPQIIYGNVMYLDKLICIYHNGAISTAVLATQMTLGFFMPLLTMVVCYSGIIMTLLHARGFQKHKSLKIILLVVAMFLLTQTPFNLAKLIQSTNWEYHAMTSFKYVILVTEAIAYLRACLNPVLYAFVGLKFQKNFWKFVKDVGCIPYLGVSSQWKSSEENSKTCSASHNAEATSMFQL, encoded by the coding sequence ATGGCAGAGCTTGATGACATAGACAACTGGCTCTTTGACAACTCCAGCGACAGCAGCCAAGAGCATGAGCATTTCCTGCAGTTCAGCAAGGTCTTTTTGCCCTGCATGTATCTGGTAGTGTTTGCCTTTGGCCTAGTAGGGAATTCACTGGTGCTGGTCATATACTTCTTCTACCAGAAGATGAAGAGCTTGACGGACCTGCTCCTGATGAACCTGCCCCTGGCTGACCTGGTGTTTGTCTGCACCCTGCCCTTCTGGGCCTATGCAGGCACCCATGAGTGGGTCTTTGGTACAGTCATGTGCAAGACTCTACGTGGCATCTATACTGTTAATTTCTACACATCTATGCTCACTCTCACCTGCATCACAGTGGATCGTTTCACTGCAGTTGTTCTGGCAACCAAGGCCTTCAACCAACAGGCCAAGAGGATGATGTGGGGCAAGGTCCTTTGCTTTATCATCTGGGTGGTCTCCTTGTTGGTTTCCTTGCCACAGATCATCTATGGCAATGTCATGTATCTTGACAAGCTCATCTGTATCTACCACAATGGAGCCATTTCCACTGCAGTCCTTGCCACACAGATGACTCTGGGGTTCTTCATGCCACTGCTCACTATGGTTGTGTGCTACTCAGGCATCATAATGACCTTGCTTCATGCTCGAGGCTTCCAGAAGCACAAGTCACTGAAGATCATTTTGCTGGTAGTGGCTATGTTCCTGCTGACCCAAACACCCTTCAATCTCGCCAAACTCATCCAGAGCACAAACTGGGAGTACCATGCCATGACTAGCTTTAAGTATGTCATCTTAGTGACTGAGGCCATTGCATACTTGCGGGCCTGCCTTAATcctgttctctatgcctttgttgGCCTGAAGTTCCAGAAGAACTTCTGGAAAtttgtgaaggatgttggctgcaTCCCTTACCTTGGGGTCTCAAGTCAGTGGAAGTCTTCTGAGGAGAATTCCAAGACTTGTTCTGCCTCCCACAATGCAGAGGCTACTAGCATGTTCCAACTGTAG